The sequence below is a genomic window from Bombus huntii isolate Logan2020A chromosome 13, iyBomHunt1.1, whole genome shotgun sequence.
agattttatttacacgtatatacaggtctatcactaagcttaacaaataataagtacaactaataataagtttaacaaacactaagcctaatgaataatacgatctacgaataattaaattaaataatactattagcaatgtttgagttcaaacgaatccacggtcaccgggataactccttactaagcgaaactaacttagacgcaaatgcgatcgtcgaaaatgctcgacgTGTCACTCTCCAAgacaatcgcaagaatgccagcctcgtggagatttttctccctgtacgattgcattttgttttctatacccgtttgaaagcatcgagaaggtaccaaacgccgttgctaggcagtttctgcctggagtttgattattaatacaatgtatgtcccattgtatcggcacctccgaggcaacctCACACGTGGCTAGACCCGCTCCCGAgaccgcatgccgccacaaccacatttctcggaaaacccatacaaccactccagacctccgttaggcaAAACGCCCATCCCGTGACcatggctacgttcggcgaccaattgtcacctcgaacccaatctcgcttattacaaatcttaagcaattacaactataataaaatctaggctaaggtactaggggatgttcccaaaatttccaaggaaaggcttcggctttcctttcatctccgacacagccatcctgactatcacacgtcctcgggtGTACCTTCGTCaacaaaacaaaaggaaacaGGATTAGTATCATTGTGATTAGCATTCAAAGTGCCAGTTGCATTCTGCGTGCTTTCAGTCGGGTCGTAATGACATGACGGACCATTCTCGATTTCACACCCAAATGGGTCTCATCCTTCGAATCGCACATACTCTCAAAGTTCGTTACATAACCAGCCTCGTAACACGATCGCTGTCAACACTAGACCGCCTCCAGCCTCGTGAcattgtcgctgtcggtactaaaccggctcccagcttcgtgacatcgtcACTTCCAGTGCCTGACCGCACTGAACTCCATCCCATGGCCGCACCTGGGCTCATATAATTCTACGATCCTCTGGGATCGGGGTACTCACATCGCCATGGTCACTGTTCTCGTCATCACAACAGAGATCCAACTCCGCAGGAATGCAACTATCCGGCATTTTCATTAACCTGTCATGACTGTACTTGTATGACCTTTTCCCATCCAGTGTTTTCAAGGTATATCGGTCTCCTTCCAGGACCTCCGATACTACAAACGAACCCCTGAATTTTGGATCCAATTTTGTCTGGTTCCTTTCTTCATTTTGGCGTAGTACCAAATCACCGGGATTAAACCTAACTACTTTAGCTTTGGTTTTATCGAATCTCTCTTTGTCATACCTAGCACTAGTTTCCATCTCTTTTATTGCCTGTTGTCTTACACTGGAgatatctatttctttttcctcgatgTTATCAGGTAGTAATAAGTCATACGGTCTTGCTGCTCTACCAATCAATAACTCTAAAGGACTCGATTTGGTTACGCGGTTGATGGTGCAATTCAAAGCCAATTGCATCTCCCCGATCGCGTCTTGCCATGAACGCCCGGTCGTTTCTACCGTTgtgaacatattttttaacgtgctCATAACACGTTCTACTTGCCCATTGGCCCTACTTGCACCGGTCGCGATCAAATGAACTTTGATTTGTTTGCTTGCACAGAATTCTTGAAATTCCCGGCCCGTGAAACATCTACCCTGATCTGCTATTATCCGACAGGGACTACCGAACAAAAACAAGGCGGACTTAAGTGCCTTGATAACGCTAAGCGAATCCAATTTGCGTGTGTGATGTAAGTGCACGAATTTCGTAAAGACATCGATCAAGATAACGACATACTCTTTCGAGTCATTCTTGCCACTCAGcttgcccgttatgtccatGTGCACCGTATGCCACGGTATGCCGGTCTTAGGTATAGGATGCAGTTCAGCCTGTATTTTACCTGAACTAGCCTTCGAAACTCTACAAGCATGGCAGTTCTCGACAACTTTGCGAACATACTTCGCCATTCCCTCGAACCAATAATACTCATAGAGCTTCTCGAGCGTTTTATCCCAtcctaagtgcataattgactGATGCACATGGTTGATGACGGACCATCTAAAACCTCTCGGAACAATGGGTAAGCAAAGGGTTCTGCcctttcgttgtattttacgGTAAAGTGTACCGGATCGCAGTTCGTAGGTATTCGCGATatcttccgcgagctcttcgttctgtaatttattaacGATTTCGGAGATTTGCGgatcgcgacgttgttccgctAATAGCCAATCTTCGGGGATCTCGGCCAGATTAATCTCTTTCTCTGCGACCTTGTCTATCATACGGCGATTCAAGCCTACGGggtttcgcgaaaagaaatctacgtggGCCATTCGTTTACCCTCTCGATACGTGATGTCAAAATCGAATGTTTGCAAATAAGCCCACCACCTATAAACCCGGTCGTTTAAGTTTACTTTGTTGCTGGAGGCTTTCAAAGAATTACAGTCGGTAACTACTAAGAATTTCCGTCCATGTAAGTAGTGTcggaaatgcttgacggcGCTTACTACTGCTAGTGTCTCCAGTTCGTACgaatgatacctagattccGCGGGACTGGTccttttactataatattcgatgactctgttttccttttcgacTTTATGCATTAAAATAGCTCCATACCCCTCCGAACTAGCGTCGGTATGTAGCTCTATGGGACGATTGGgatcaaatatcattaacacCGGCGCGTCGGTCAGAACGGAAATTATCTGTTGTCTTATCTTTTCGTGCCTGTCCGTCCAAGTTATGTGCTTGTTACTAGAAGTGAGTGCGTACAAGGGTTTCATCacttgtgaaaatttaggaataaattttcggaagtaagaggccaaacctatgaactgcctaagctgtgtgacggtcgacggCGCAGGTAAAGAATTCAAAGCTTGTATTTTTCCCGGGTTTGGACGAACTTCTCCGTTACGAATTACATATCCCAAATAAAGTACCGACGTTTtcagaaaagaacatttagcgaaattgaaagaaaatccggCGTTTACGAGAGTGTTTAGTACAGTGTGCAACCTTTCTAGAGCTTGATCTATTGAGTCGGCGATTATTAGAACGTCGTCCAAATAAATAACGACATACGAATAAgcgaggtcgcctaaggcCTTGAAAATGGCTCTCTGGAAAACGGCTGGTGCATTTTTCAACCCAAACGGTATCGTCACGTATTCGTATTGACCGTCGGGGGTAACGAACGCAGTATATTCCGTCGAGttaggatgaatgggaatCTGGTGAAATCCGCTAGCCATGTCCAGGCTAATGAAGTATCTCGCActctgcaatctcgcgatttggTCAGCAATAAGGGGTAagggataccgatccgcgaccgtatttttattcagcGCTCGAAAGTCTACACACAATCTGTCTGAGccgtccttcttcttcacgagtatcatagggctcgcgaacggcgAATTACTAGGTTTTACGATTTGTGCTTTCATTAATTCGTCTATTCTCTCGCGTACTattcttcgctcttcctcgcTAAGCCTGTAAGGGCTTCTCTGCACGGTGACGTTGGGATCAATTCCAACTGACCCGTACTGACGCGAGTACGCGGGAAACCCGTAATGaatgattctttaaatttttcgagaacAGAGATTAATCGATCTTTGTCGTTACCGATCACATCAGTGTCAACCTCGTTAATGTTGACCGCATCTTCCGCGACTTTACCACAAGCGTTAACGAcctttgttttacaaataacgagGCTATTTTGCGTGATATTTACGTCGAATCCCTGGCTCAAAATCTCGCGACCAATCATGATGTCGTATTTTAGGTAATCGTCGGCAAGGGCATGAAAAATGTAAGACCGTTAATACAAACAGTGGACAAAATCTGAAGTGTACTCTTAATACAAGTATTCCCGATCCCCCGCATCACTACCACATCGGTTATTCTTTTACCCGAAAATTTCGAGGCTAGGGACTCTTTGATTAACGAACACTCGGCCCCAGAATCAAAGTAAAATGGATACGACTCACCCAGACGGCTTAATCTACCAGCCGGAGCTTCCACTACACAGGAGTCGATCCGGCGTTCGTCAATGGAATCGTAGTTTCTTTTCCGCGATGATGGGCAATTAGGCGCGATATGTCCCTCCTCGTGGCATTTGAAGCAGGTCACCTTCGAcgatgcggccggtcgttttTCCTTCGGGCTTCGTACATCCTGCCCCTTCCCCGTTTGTATTTGCAGGCGACACTCCGTTCTCCCATGTCCGAGAGCACCACAGCGGTAGCACCCAATCCGAGGAACCGATAGCCCGCTTCGCCTAGCCTCAGGTTCCGCTAGTGAACCTCCCGGCGAAAACGTCGGCTGATCGTTGTAAGGGAGAATCCTCATTTCATCATGAAATTGGTCCTCCGTCCTGATATTATTCGCGAGCGTTAGTCGCCGAAAGCGTCGATCTTGTGAACTCAGTATATAAAGGGCGAGGGCATTGATCACTTCGGGCATCGTTAGATCTTGCAACTTCATCTGCAGCATGGAGCGGAGGCGACTACCGTACGCTCCCGGGGATTCAGTCTCCGACGGTCGTTCTCTGGATATCCTTATTAACGCCGAAGCGGCTCTCTCTCTGCCACcaaaacgcgaaagaaattgttccttaaacgtTGGCCAGGTAAGCTTTCCACCGCGCACCATTTGTGAAAGCCAATGCGCAGCAGAACCACTTAGGGCGCGATTTAGAGCGGAAAGTAACGCACTATCTTGCATCGGGTGgtcttttaaaatcaaatcAGCATGAGAGCACCACGCGGATGGATCGGCGCCCGCACCTTCGGGGTCAAAACGTGGTAACGTTGCATCCTTAGATTCCGTACTCGGTCTTTGCTCCTCCGGTTTGTGCGCTAGCGTCTGAATTAACTCGCGCATAAGGACCATTTGCTCTTGTAGCACTTTAAACGGTTCTAATCCCACTTCTGAtatcggatcacgattcgaattttgggcgcgcgacgactcttcatgtggactagccatcgtttcacaaagccgagattttatttacacgtatatacaggtctatcactaagcttaacaaataataagtacaactaataataagtttaacaaacactaagcctaatgaataatacgatctacgaataattaaattaaataatactattagcaatgtttgagttcaaacgaatccacggtcaccgggataactccttactaagcgaaactaacttagacgcaaatgcgatcgtcgaaaatgctcgacgTGTCACTCTCCAAgacaatcgcaagaatgccagcctcgtggagatttttctccctgtacgattgcattttgttttctatacccgtttgaaagcatcgagaaggtaccaaacgccgttgctaggcacactcgttggaagcatcgagaaagttccaaacgccgttgctaggcagtttctgcctggagttttgattactaatacaatgtatgtaccccattgcatcggcacctccgaggcaacatcacacgtggctcggcccgctctcgaggccgcatgccgccacaaccacatttctcggaaaacacatacaaccactccagacctccgttagataaaacatccatcccgtgaccgtggctacgttcagcgaccgattgtcacctcgaacccaatctcgcttattacaaatcttaagcaattacaactataataaaatctaggctaaggtactaggggatgttcccaaaatttccaaggaaaggcttcggctttcctttcatctccgacatataaaataattatcacATACATATTTACGTTCCACTGTTTGAGTTGTATAGTCCGGTGTCTCCAGGCCATGTCGTATATCTTTTCAATATCCAGACAAATCGCTATTAGATGCTATTTTTTAAGAAAGACTTCACAAATGGTTGAGTCAAGCATAACAAGATATTGTCTAAATTCATTTTGGTCTTTTTCAATATTGATTTCAAATTACCATCGCAGCCTTCTGTTTAATACGTTTTCTAACAGCTTGTACATACAACACGTAAGAGAGATAAATCTTTTTTTTgcacgtggagaaatcctcatggacactccgctgttgctAATAATAGGTGACAGCAGAAtagtgtcggactcctaccgactaaaactccacgatgaccattCTACGCGTATGACAGGAGTGCTCCAGgaacctcttatgaattatCTTCTGTTGCACCCCTTTCCCGCGTCCTCTTGTTCGAGCCAGTCCTAAGAATTCTCCGTCTGTTTAATTTGGCGTTAAGGGGAGCCATTGCCTCTAGCGCTATCGCCCCTTCTAGTCGTAGTCCGTTGGGACGGCGATGAAGCGGCTTTAGGCCACCTGACTGCCATCCTCCTCCATCGTCTTATCCTACAAGGGTGAGagttttctttctctccctttctgcTCGCTCCTTTGCGAGCATAACTCGCTCGCAGAAGAGGCGGACGGCCTCGTATTCCTGTGGCCCTCTCAACATCGCTTCTACAATCGCCGAGGGGGTCAGTCTTTCGCCTATGACGTGCCGCAGGGTGTAGCGGGACAGCTCCCACGCCGGATAAAGCTGCAGCGTGTGCTGCGCTGTGTCCCTGCCCTCCCCGCAGTGGTGGCAAATGTCCGCCGTCTCCCGTCCGATTTCCCTCAGGTACTTGCCGAACACGCCGTGTCCAGTGAGCACCTGGGTCATCCTATAGGTGAGCGGGAGGCCGCCACGGCTTCTCCATGTCTCCCAGTTTGGGAGGTCTGCCTCCGCGCCTCGATGTTCGCCTCCCTCGTTAATCAGCTGGGATCGTCACTGGTCCCACGCGTCCTCCCCGGCGGTTCGTAGGTCGTTTGGGACCGCCTGCTCGGTCGAGTCCTCTCTCGGATCCTATACTCTCCAGCGGGCGTATCTTCTTTAAGGGAGATAAATCTGTAACTATCTGgatgaattttgtttttttttttcaagttGTAATATGTGGACGATTATCGCTTCTTGTCATTTGACGGGAAAAGATGTCCAACCGCATgcgattataaatatttaacagatACGCTAGTGCTGATTTTGGTAGTTgttgaataaaaaatgttgggaATGATGTTGGATTGTGGACTAGAGTTCTTTGATAGATTTTATCGTAGATTGGAGTTCGCTGATCAGGATTAGTGTGTAAAGAGTGATGATTTTGCTGGTGATATGAGGATAACAAGATGCGTATCTTGAACTTTCTTCTACACTTGTATTGATTTTAAGAAATCTTCAATCGAAATTCAAATTACTTGAGTTATTCTCAAAGGTATTTGTACGTTTCCGAACACTCACAGTTGTGAACGGGTTGACGGAGGAAAGGAGTTGCTATCCAGACAGATAGATTACAAAGTGGACTGTATAAATTTATTGGATGCGTGACTATCAAAGGACTGTCCCTTCTAGATGTGATATATATGAATTGTCATGTCGTGTCTGACGGTCAGACCGTCATGTCAGACGACGAATGATTGTTCGTATGTAACTACCCTGCCATTTCCGGCGGTTGGACGACAATGGTTGAACCTCGTGAGACAGAAGAGAACAATACCTGACGACTGACTATTGGTAACTGCCCTGAATATACCTCATTGTGTCCGGCGGTCATACCATCACCTGAGGGTGTCGTAAGGCAGGggaacaaatttatttttaatttcaattctaGACTTAAATTTTTGCGCAAGGAGCGGAAAATGCTGTTACGAGTACCCAGATTGGACTATGTGGGACTCGGCCAATGGCGTTGTCCCATATccacaaaaaaaagaaacactcCTCTTTCTGCTCCTCTTCTGTGCAAGCATCAATTCAGGGTTGGGCTTAACTACGTACCGCTCCCTCATATTTGAGTcccatttcttcttcttcttcttccccttGTTCTTCTCCTCTCTTCGAATCTCTCCTGCATCATTCTTGATAGCATGATTTTTCTGCACAAGGCTTGAAATCTTGCTCCGGTTTCTCGCCTTCCTTCTTCACCACTAGCTccattaaaattttcatttttagtGGTGTGCCGACGTAATTTTCTAGCTCCGTCCTCTCACGTATCCACCTTGGGCAGTGGAAAAGCGCATTTTCAGCGTCATCCCCTTCGCTATTGCAGCCCCAACATCGGGAGTGGTCCTCTTTATAAATCATTTTACGATAAGCATTAAGGATCCCATTGCCTGTCAGGATCTGCATGGTGAAGTGAGCCATATTCCTCCTATATCTTCTAAATAATCATACATCAGCTATCAGTCGCTTCATTCAATTGTCTTCTGTGTAAAATCGCCACTCCTTCTTCCATTTCTCCACGATGCGCTCACTGCCATAATCTTCTCTTGATAGGCCGAGGCGGCACCAGCTCTTGACGGGTGTTATACTGCTCTTGATGATCCTCCTTCACGCGATATTTTTCGGCCCGAAGCTCAGCTGTGAAGTAAATGGTCATAATGCTCATAAGCGCGCACAGTGCTGCATGGGACACTGTACGGTAGGCCGTCGGAACTCTTGTCAATGCAGCCCTTTGGGCCCTTTTTAGGGTGTTCCTattcttcttaatttttacTAGCTTGGCCCATGCAGACGCCGCATACAACACTGCCGACAGAACTGGTGGGCCCGTTGACATTGGGAAGCAAAGATCTAGATGCTCCCGTAAGGGCGTCAGTCTTCTCGCACACCATTTCCAAGTGAGCTCCAAACCTTCTTTTGCAATCCATCTGGACCCCAAGGTATCTCACTTCCTGTCTCGTCGTCAGGAGGTATTCCTCGACGTTTATCTCGATTACCTTAGGAATCCGTTTGCCCGTCAGGAATATCACCTCAGTCTTCTCACGAGCAATTCTTAATCCACAATCGGCACACCACCGCGAAATCACGCCCATCGCAACGGATAACTTTGTGGTCGCCCCTTCTTGCTTAGGCACGTCAAGTATGACCACTAGTCGCCGGCAAAGGCCACCGCGTTCAGGTGAGGCATCGCCTTTAACTTCTTTAATAACCCATCGTACACCAGGTTCCCTGCGGCAGCAGGGTTCCCAAAGCAGCGGTCACAGTATTGATCCCTGAGAGAAACCCGCGTACACGTTCCTCCTAACTGTTCCTCCCGTCGTTCTGAATATAATCCTTCTGTCCACGAAATAATTATCGAATAACGTGAGCAGTTTCTTGGGTATCCTACTAATATCCACTTCTCTCAAGATCACGCTCCAACTGAAGGTATTAAACGCGTTCTTCATATCGACTGCAACCAACACAGTTATCCTGTTTCTTCTTTTGGCTTCGTCGGCAAGATTAACCACACGGCGCAGGGCGACCACAGTGCTCCTCCTCCTTCTGAACCCATATTGATTTTCATGAAATGGGTCCAGCCCCAGACTTTCTTCGATTAGAATCTTACTCAGTGCTGGGAGCACGCTGATCGGCCAGAATGAAGATGTCAGTGGTGAGACTTTACCCGGTTTGGGAATGAGGACCACCTTCGCCTCCTTCCATTTTGCCAGAATCTTGCCTTCGGAGTTCACCGCGTTCAATACCCTCAGTACTTCCTCCGCTCTTTCTTCTATCAATACTCTGGTCGCCGTCCTTTGTATACCGTCTACATCGACCGCTTTCTTCGGATTAATCTTCTTGCCTTTCACCATAATCCTGCAGCCGTCATCATCCACGTCACTACCTTCATTCAGATTCCTagaccttttttttttcttttttttgtacgtggagaaatcctcatggacactccgctacTGCAGTAGACGCGTagcagcagagtagtgtcggactcctaccgactaaaactctaCGA
It includes:
- the LOC126872618 gene encoding uncharacterized protein LOC126872618, which translates into the protein MTQVLTGHGVFGKYLREIGRETADICHHCGEGRDTAQHTLQLYPAWELSRYTLRHVIGERLTPSAIVEAMLRGPQEYEAVRLFCERVMLAKERAERERKKTLTLVG